Proteins co-encoded in one Mycobacterium mantenii genomic window:
- the ispG gene encoding flavodoxin-dependent (E)-4-hydroxy-3-methylbut-2-enyl-diphosphate synthase, which yields MSIGLGMPDAPAPTLAPRRKTRQLMVRDVGVGSDYPISVQSMCTTKTHDVNTTLQQIAELTAAGCDIVRVACPRQEDADALAEIARHSQIPVIADIHFQPKYIFAAIDAGCAAVRVNPGNIKEFDGRVGEVAKAAGAAGIPIRIGVNAGSLDKRFMEKYGKATPEALVESALWEASLFEEHGFGNIKISVKHNDPVVMVAAYEQLAAQCDYPLHLGVTEAGPAFQGTIKSAVAFGALLSRGIGDTIRVSLSAPPVEEVKVGTQILESLNLRPRGLEIVSCPSCGRAQVDVYTLANEVSAGLDGLDVPLRVAVMGCVVNGPGEAREADLGVASGNGKGQIFVRGEVIKTVPEAQIVETLIEEAMRIASEMGTDHGPDTTSSGSPIVTVS from the coding sequence GTGAGCATTGGCCTGGGCATGCCGGACGCTCCGGCGCCCACGCTCGCCCCCCGGCGCAAGACGCGCCAACTGATGGTCCGCGACGTCGGGGTGGGCAGCGACTATCCGATTTCCGTGCAGTCGATGTGCACCACCAAGACGCACGACGTCAACACGACGCTGCAGCAGATCGCCGAGTTGACCGCGGCCGGCTGCGACATCGTCCGGGTGGCCTGCCCGCGTCAGGAGGACGCCGACGCGCTGGCCGAGATCGCCCGGCACAGCCAGATCCCGGTGATCGCCGACATCCATTTCCAGCCCAAGTACATCTTCGCGGCCATCGACGCGGGGTGCGCCGCGGTGCGGGTGAACCCGGGCAACATCAAAGAATTCGACGGCCGCGTCGGCGAGGTCGCCAAGGCCGCCGGTGCGGCGGGGATCCCGATCCGCATCGGCGTCAACGCCGGCTCGCTGGACAAGCGGTTCATGGAGAAGTACGGCAAGGCCACCCCCGAGGCGCTGGTCGAGTCGGCGCTCTGGGAGGCCTCGCTGTTCGAGGAGCACGGCTTCGGCAACATCAAGATCAGCGTCAAGCACAACGACCCGGTGGTGATGGTCGCGGCCTACGAGCAGCTCGCTGCGCAGTGCGACTATCCACTGCACCTCGGCGTCACCGAGGCCGGTCCGGCCTTCCAGGGCACCATCAAGTCCGCGGTCGCGTTCGGTGCCCTGCTGTCCCGGGGGATCGGCGACACCATTCGGGTGTCGCTGTCGGCGCCCCCGGTCGAGGAAGTCAAGGTCGGCACTCAGATTCTCGAGTCGCTGAACCTTCGGCCGCGCGGGCTGGAGATCGTGTCCTGCCCGTCGTGCGGTCGTGCTCAGGTCGACGTCTACACCCTGGCCAACGAGGTCAGCGCCGGCCTGGACGGGCTGGATGTCCCGCTGCGTGTCGCGGTGATGGGCTGCGTCGTCAACGGTCCGGGCGAGGCCCGCGAGGCCGACCTCGGCGTCGCATCGGGAAATGGCAAGGGGCAGATCTTCGTTCGCGGTGAGGTGATCAAGACGGTGCCCGAAGCTCAGATCGTCGAGACGCTGATCGAGGAGGCGATGCGAATTGCCTCGGAGATGGGGACCGATCACGGTCCTGATACAACATCGAGCGGTTCGCCGATCGTGACCGTAAGCTGA
- a CDS encoding GNAT family N-acetyltransferase, with protein MSAPPLFRLVGERRVSVVRDAAAVWRVLDDDPVASCMVAARVADHGIDPNSIGGELWTLRGAEESLCFAGANLIPLRGAPADLSAFADEAMRGTRRCSSLVGRAELVMPMWERLEAAWGPARDVRDHQPLLALSNHPSCELDPGVRQVRPEELDAYLVAAVDMFIGEVGVDPRLGDGGRGYRRRVASLITAGRAWARFERGQVVFKAEVGSQSPSVGQIQGVWVHPEWRGLGLGTAGTATVAAVIVGTGRTASLYVNDFNTVARAAYARVGFTEIGTFATVLLD; from the coding sequence ATGTCGGCTCCGCCCCTGTTCCGCCTTGTCGGTGAGCGACGGGTGTCCGTGGTGCGCGACGCGGCCGCCGTCTGGCGGGTGCTCGACGACGACCCCGTCGCGTCATGCATGGTCGCGGCCCGGGTAGCGGACCACGGCATCGACCCGAATTCGATCGGTGGCGAACTGTGGACGCTGCGCGGCGCCGAAGAATCGCTGTGCTTCGCCGGCGCCAACCTGATCCCGCTGCGCGGCGCGCCGGCCGACCTGAGCGCGTTCGCCGACGAGGCCATGCGCGGGACGCGGCGCTGCTCGTCGCTGGTCGGCAGGGCCGAGCTGGTGATGCCGATGTGGGAGCGGCTCGAGGCGGCGTGGGGCCCGGCTCGTGACGTGCGCGACCACCAGCCGCTGCTGGCGTTGTCCAACCACCCCAGCTGCGAGCTCGACCCCGGTGTGCGCCAAGTCCGGCCCGAAGAACTGGACGCCTACCTGGTGGCCGCCGTGGACATGTTCATCGGCGAGGTGGGCGTCGACCCGCGGCTCGGCGACGGCGGCCGCGGTTACCGACGGCGGGTGGCCAGCCTGATCACGGCCGGGCGCGCCTGGGCGCGGTTCGAGCGCGGCCAGGTCGTCTTCAAGGCGGAGGTGGGTTCGCAATCCCCAAGCGTGGGCCAGATCCAGGGGGTGTGGGTGCACCCGGAGTGGCGCGGGCTGGGCCTGGGCACCGCCGGCACCGCGACGGTCGCCGCGGTGATCGTCGGCACCGGGCGAACCGCCAGCCTCTACGTCAACGACTTCAACACGGTGGCCCGCGCCGCCTACGCCCGCGTGGGCTTCACCGAGATCGGCACCTTCGCGACGGTGCTGCTCGACTAG
- a CDS encoding penicillin-binding transpeptidase domain-containing protein, with product MVTKTPVVIVAAGLLLAAVAMSGCTPRPDGPGPAAEKFFRALAIGDTAAAAQLSDSPNEAREALNAAWSGLQASHLDAQILNAKYAEDSGTVGYRFTWHLPKNRTWTYDGQLKMARDEGRWAVRWTTTALHAKLGEHQTFALRADRPHRASVNELGGSDVLVPGYLYHYTLDATQAGSGAALIGTAHAIVDVLHPFNGALNDPQLLAEQASSTPHPVDLGVTLHPDDNDKVSPLVGHLPGVIVTPQPEMLPTDPHFAPAVISAVKKAVVDQLDGQAGWRVVSVNQNGVEVEVLHEVEGSPAPSVSITLDRAVQNAAQHAVDTRGGKAMMVVIKPSTGEILAIAQNGGADADGLPATNGLFPPGSTFKMITAGAAVDRDMATPNTMLGCPGHLDIGHRTIPNYGGFDLGVVPMSRAFASSCNTTFAELSSKMPPRGLTQAATRYGIGLDYDVEGITTVTGSVPPTVDLAERTEDGFGQGKVLASPFGMALVAATVAAGKTPVPQLIAGRQTAVQGDTTPISPKMVDALRPMMRLVVTNGTAKEIAGCGAVYGKTGEAEFPGGSHSWFAGYRGDLAFAALIVGGGSSEYAVRMTKVMFESLPPDFLA from the coding sequence ATGGTCACAAAAACCCCAGTGGTAATCGTCGCGGCCGGGTTGCTGCTCGCGGCCGTCGCGATGTCCGGATGCACGCCACGGCCCGACGGCCCGGGCCCGGCCGCGGAAAAGTTCTTCCGCGCCCTGGCCATCGGCGACACCGCGGCCGCCGCGCAGCTCAGCGACAGCCCCAATGAGGCCCGCGAAGCCCTCAACGCGGCCTGGTCTGGCCTGCAGGCCTCTCATCTCGACGCGCAGATCCTTAACGCCAAGTACGCCGAGGACAGCGGCACGGTCGGCTACCGGTTCACCTGGCACCTGCCGAAGAACCGGACCTGGACCTACGACGGCCAGCTGAAGATGGCCCGCGACGAAGGGCGCTGGGCCGTGCGGTGGACCACCACCGCGCTGCACGCCAAGCTGGGCGAACACCAAACTTTCGCGCTGCGGGCCGATCGACCGCACCGCGCCTCGGTGAACGAGCTCGGCGGCAGCGACGTGCTGGTGCCGGGCTACCTGTACCACTACACGCTGGACGCCACGCAAGCCGGCTCCGGAGCCGCGCTGATCGGCACGGCGCACGCGATCGTCGACGTGCTGCACCCCTTCAACGGCGCCCTCAACGACCCGCAGCTGCTCGCCGAACAAGCCAGCTCGACGCCCCACCCGGTGGATCTGGGGGTGACGCTGCACCCCGATGACAACGACAAGGTGTCCCCGCTCGTCGGGCACCTGCCCGGCGTCATCGTCACGCCCCAGCCCGAGATGCTGCCCACCGACCCGCACTTCGCTCCGGCGGTCATCTCCGCGGTGAAGAAGGCCGTCGTCGACCAACTCGACGGCCAGGCGGGCTGGCGGGTGGTGAGTGTCAACCAGAACGGCGTCGAGGTCGAGGTGCTGCACGAGGTCGAAGGGTCGCCCGCGCCGTCGGTGTCGATCACCCTGGACCGCGCCGTGCAGAACGCCGCCCAGCACGCGGTGGACACCCGCGGCGGCAAGGCGATGATGGTCGTCATCAAGCCGTCGACCGGGGAGATCCTCGCGATCGCGCAGAACGGCGGCGCCGACGCCGACGGACTGCCGGCCACCAACGGCCTCTTCCCGCCGGGGTCGACGTTCAAGATGATCACCGCCGGCGCGGCCGTCGACCGCGACATGGCCACCCCCAACACCATGCTGGGCTGCCCCGGCCATCTCGACATCGGGCACCGCACCATCCCCAACTACGGCGGCTTCGATCTCGGTGTGGTGCCGATGTCCCGCGCGTTCGCCAGCTCGTGTAACACCACCTTCGCCGAGCTCAGCAGCAAAATGCCGCCGCGCGGCCTGACGCAGGCGGCCACCCGCTACGGCATCGGGCTGGACTACGACGTCGAAGGCATCACCACGGTGACCGGGTCGGTGCCGCCGACGGTGGATCTCGCCGAGCGCACCGAGGACGGTTTCGGTCAGGGCAAGGTGCTGGCCAGCCCGTTCGGCATGGCCCTGGTGGCGGCGACGGTCGCCGCCGGCAAGACGCCGGTCCCGCAACTGATCGCGGGGCGGCAGACCGCCGTCCAGGGTGACACCACGCCGATCAGCCCGAAGATGGTCGATGCGCTGCGGCCGATGATGCGACTGGTGGTGACCAACGGGACCGCCAAGGAGATCGCGGGCTGCGGCGCGGTGTACGGGAAGACCGGTGAGGCCGAGTTCCCCGGCGGATCGCATTCCTGGTTCGCCGGCTACCGCGGCGATCTGGCCTTCGCGGCGCTGATCGTCGGGGGCGGCAGCTCGGAGTACGCCGTCCGGATGACCAAGGTGATGTTCGAATCGCTGCCGCCGGATTTCTTGGCCTAG
- a CDS encoding DUF1707 SHOCT-like domain-containing protein codes for MTDTGGDMVAPVSLRVSDADRNGTMRRLHNAVALGLIDIDEFEQRSSQVSYARTRGELDGLVGDLPGPGAIVTCAADRVELRGWAGSLKRHGEWTVPTRLALVRRLGSVELDLTKARFAGPVVVIELDMRFGSVEVRLPEGASASIDDVEVYVGSASDRRKDPPGEGRPHVVLTGRVVCGSVVIRGPRRSLLRRQRL; via the coding sequence ATGACGGATACCGGCGGCGACATGGTGGCCCCTGTGTCCTTGCGTGTCTCCGACGCCGACCGAAACGGCACCATGCGGCGACTGCACAACGCCGTCGCGCTCGGGCTGATCGACATCGACGAGTTCGAGCAGCGCTCGTCGCAGGTGTCCTACGCGCGCACGCGTGGTGAGCTGGACGGTCTGGTCGGCGATCTGCCGGGACCGGGTGCCATCGTCACCTGCGCGGCCGACCGGGTGGAACTGCGGGGCTGGGCGGGTTCGCTGAAGCGTCACGGCGAATGGACTGTGCCGACCCGCCTGGCCTTGGTCCGCCGGCTCGGCTCGGTGGAACTCGACCTCACCAAGGCCCGGTTCGCCGGGCCGGTGGTGGTGATCGAACTCGACATGAGGTTCGGCTCGGTGGAGGTTCGACTGCCCGAGGGCGCCAGCGCGTCGATCGACGACGTCGAGGTCTACGTGGGCAGCGCCAGCGACCGCCGCAAAGACCCGCCCGGCGAGGGACGGCCGCACGTCGTGCTGACCGGGCGGGTGGTGTGCGGCTCGGTGGTCATCCGCGGACCGCGCCGCTCGCTGCTGCGCCGCCAGCGGCTCTGA
- the map gene encoding type I methionyl aminopeptidase, whose translation MPARTALSPGELSPTLPVPGRIPRPEYVGKSTAQEGSEPWVQTPEVIEKMRVAGRIAAGALVEAGKAVTPGVTTDELDRIAHEYMVDHGAYPSTLGYKGYPKSCCTSLNEVICHGIPDSTVIADGDIVNIDVTAYIDGVHGDTNATFLAGDVSEEHRLLVERTREATMRAINAVKPGRALSVVGRVIESYANRFGYNVVRDFTGHGIGTTFHNGLVVLHYDQPSVSTIMQPGMTFTIEPMINLGSLDYEIWDDGWTVVTKDRKWTAQFEHTLLVTDSGVEILTLP comes from the coding sequence ATGCCTGCTCGCACCGCGCTTTCCCCCGGAGAGTTGTCCCCGACTCTGCCGGTGCCCGGCCGTATCCCGCGTCCGGAATACGTCGGCAAGTCCACCGCCCAAGAGGGCAGCGAACCGTGGGTGCAGACGCCCGAGGTGATCGAGAAGATGCGCGTCGCCGGCCGGATCGCGGCCGGCGCGCTGGTGGAGGCGGGCAAAGCCGTCACACCCGGGGTGACCACCGACGAACTGGACCGGATCGCCCACGAGTACATGGTCGACCACGGCGCCTACCCCTCCACGCTGGGCTACAAGGGCTACCCGAAGTCGTGCTGCACGTCGCTCAACGAGGTCATCTGCCACGGCATCCCCGACTCGACGGTGATCGCCGACGGCGACATCGTCAACATCGACGTCACGGCCTACATCGACGGGGTGCACGGCGACACCAACGCGACCTTCCTGGCCGGTGACGTCTCCGAGGAGCACCGCCTGCTGGTGGAGCGCACCCGGGAGGCGACGATGCGCGCCATCAACGCCGTCAAGCCCGGGCGTGCGCTCTCGGTGGTCGGCCGCGTCATCGAGTCATACGCAAACCGGTTCGGCTACAACGTTGTTCGCGATTTCACCGGTCACGGCATCGGTACCACGTTCCACAACGGCCTGGTCGTTTTGCACTACGATCAGCCGTCGGTGTCCACCATCATGCAGCCCGGGATGACGTTCACTATCGAACCGATGATCAACCTCGGCAGCCTGGACTACGAGATCTGGGACGACGGCTGGACGGTGGTCACCAAGGACCGCAAGTGGACCGCGCAGTTCGAGCACACCCTGCTGGTCACGGACTCCGGCGTCGAAATCCTCACCTTGCCATGA
- a CDS encoding cobyric acid synthase: MTGALLVAGTSSDAGKSVVVAGLCRLLARRGVRVAPFKAQNMSNNSVVTVEGGEIGRAQAIQARAAGLEPSVRFNPILLKPGSDRTSQLVIKGQVADSVTAKSYVQHRDQLSRIVLDELTCLRDEFDVVICEGAGSPAEINLRATDLANMGLARAADLPVLLVGDIDRGGLLAHLFGTVAVLEPDDQALIAGFIVNKFRGDPALLEPGLRRLHDMTGRPTYGVLPYADELWLDAEDSLSVVARRVIGTPTPPRGKQWLRVAAIRLPRISNSTDVEALACESGVLVRWVADPADLADTDLVVIPGSKATVSDLSWLRDCGLADAITAHARAGKPVLGICGGFQMLCSRLDDPVESGTADVPGLGLLAVDIAFHPDKTLRRWQQPLTGYEIHHGRVTRCDEESWFAAGADSQGVVRGAVFGTHWHGLLDNDDFRRAWLTRVADAAGRDGFVAGDTDVAARRDAQLDLAADLLASHLDLDAVLNLLDGPPPRRPYLSNRLQP, encoded by the coding sequence ATGACCGGAGCGCTGCTGGTCGCGGGCACCAGCTCCGACGCCGGGAAATCGGTGGTGGTGGCGGGCCTGTGCCGGTTGTTGGCGCGCCGCGGGGTACGCGTCGCCCCGTTCAAGGCGCAGAACATGTCCAACAACTCGGTGGTGACCGTCGAGGGCGGTGAGATCGGGCGCGCCCAGGCGATTCAGGCGCGCGCGGCGGGGCTGGAACCCAGCGTGCGGTTCAACCCGATCCTGCTCAAGCCAGGCAGTGACCGCACCTCGCAGCTGGTGATCAAGGGTCAGGTCGCCGACTCGGTCACCGCGAAAAGCTATGTGCAGCATCGTGATCAGCTTTCCCGGATCGTGCTCGACGAATTGACCTGCCTGCGTGACGAATTCGATGTGGTGATCTGTGAGGGAGCCGGTTCGCCGGCCGAGATCAACCTGCGGGCAACGGATCTGGCCAACATGGGGCTGGCCCGGGCCGCGGATTTGCCGGTGCTGCTGGTCGGGGACATCGACCGCGGCGGTCTGCTGGCGCATCTGTTCGGGACCGTCGCGGTACTCGAGCCCGACGATCAGGCGCTGATCGCCGGATTCATCGTCAACAAATTCCGCGGCGACCCCGCGCTGCTCGAACCCGGCTTGCGCCGGCTGCACGACATGACCGGCCGCCCGACCTACGGCGTGCTGCCGTACGCCGACGAGCTGTGGCTGGACGCCGAGGACTCGCTGTCGGTGGTCGCGCGCCGCGTCATCGGCACGCCCACGCCCCCGCGCGGCAAGCAGTGGCTGCGGGTGGCCGCCATCCGGCTGCCCCGGATCTCCAACTCCACCGACGTCGAGGCGCTGGCCTGCGAATCCGGTGTGCTGGTGCGCTGGGTCGCCGACCCCGCCGACCTCGCCGACACCGACCTGGTCGTCATCCCTGGCAGCAAAGCCACCGTCTCCGACCTGTCGTGGCTGCGCGATTGCGGTCTGGCCGACGCGATCACGGCGCACGCCCGTGCCGGCAAGCCGGTGCTGGGAATCTGTGGAGGATTTCAGATGCTGTGCAGTCGCCTAGACGATCCGGTGGAATCCGGGACGGCGGACGTGCCCGGGCTGGGGCTGCTCGCGGTCGACATCGCCTTCCATCCCGACAAGACCTTGCGCCGCTGGCAGCAGCCGCTCACCGGTTACGAGATCCACCACGGGCGGGTCACCCGCTGTGACGAGGAGAGCTGGTTCGCAGCCGGCGCGGATTCCCAGGGTGTGGTGCGCGGCGCGGTTTTTGGGACCCATTGGCACGGCTTGCTGGACAACGACGACTTCCGGCGTGCGTGGCTCACCCGGGTCGCCGACGCGGCGGGCCGCGACGGCTTCGTGGCCGGCGACACCGACGTCGCCGCGCGACGCGATGCCCAGCTCGATCTCGCCGCGGATCTGCTGGCGTCCCATCTCGACCTCGACGCCGTTCTCAACCTGCTTGATGGTCCTCCGCCGCGGCGACCGTATCTCTCAAATCGCTTGCAGCCGTAG
- a CDS encoding alpha/beta hydrolase, which translates to MMTTLDGFPVPVVVAGPDNGVVVVILGDEDRVPAAYDAVCERLHTASLRTVVIGFDSRLTPKSVIGILDALSIGWAVVMGDRAGGELAWELTATRLGRFVGLVVIDRGHPRAANYEGAITDGQCPPVEIGTTVLVSSPAARAVAQASQRYVYAEYRVVHLGRRTVQESTAQLAAEIILRTSTW; encoded by the coding sequence ATGATGACCACCCTGGACGGGTTCCCCGTCCCGGTTGTTGTAGCCGGTCCAGACAACGGCGTCGTCGTCGTCATATTGGGTGACGAGGACCGGGTCCCGGCGGCGTACGACGCGGTCTGCGAGCGCCTGCACACCGCATCGCTTCGGACCGTCGTGATCGGGTTCGATTCGCGCCTGACCCCCAAGTCGGTGATCGGCATCCTCGACGCGCTGAGCATCGGATGGGCCGTGGTCATGGGCGACCGGGCCGGCGGAGAACTCGCCTGGGAACTGACCGCAACCCGGCTGGGCCGGTTCGTCGGGCTGGTGGTGATCGACCGCGGCCATCCGCGGGCCGCCAACTACGAGGGCGCCATCACTGACGGGCAATGCCCGCCGGTCGAGATCGGCACCACCGTGTTGGTCAGCTCGCCGGCCGCCCGGGCGGTGGCCCAGGCCAGCCAGCGCTATGTCTATGCCGAATACCGGGTGGTGCACCTGGGGCGGCGCACCGTGCAGGAGTCGACGGCGCAACTGGCCGCCGAGATCATCTTGCGCACCAGCACCTGGTAG
- a CDS encoding glutamine synthetase family protein has translation MAGEENAVTDPNAAMLSLTALHRLVDTGEVDTVIVAFADMQGRLVGKRIDARLFVDDVAAHGAECCGYLLAVDVDMNTVSGYAMSSWDTGYGDTVARPDLSTLRRVPWLPGTALVIADVGWADGSPVAVSPRAILRRQLDRLAGRGLVADVATELEFIVFDESYRQAWANGYRGLTPASDYNIDYAISASSRMEPLLRDIRRGMIGAGLRFETIKGECNRGQQEIVFRYADALVTCDNHVIYKNGAKEIADQHGKGLTFMAKYDEREGNSCHIHLSLRDLQGGAVFADPSRPHGMSSAFCSFLAGLLATLGELTLFYAPNINSYKRFADGSFAPTVLAWGLDNRTCALRVVGHGPNTRVECRVPGGDVNPYLAVAAMVAGGLYGIERGLELPEPCAGNAYQAPGVARLPVTLAEAASVFERSTLARDAFGDDVVAHYLNNARVELAAFNAAVTDWERMRGFERL, from the coding sequence ATGGCCGGTGAAGAAAACGCTGTGACCGATCCGAATGCCGCGATGCTGTCGTTGACCGCGCTGCATCGACTGGTTGACACCGGCGAGGTGGACACCGTCATCGTGGCGTTTGCCGACATGCAGGGCCGACTGGTCGGGAAGCGGATCGACGCGCGGCTGTTCGTCGACGACGTGGCCGCCCACGGCGCCGAATGCTGCGGCTATCTGCTCGCCGTCGACGTCGACATGAATACCGTGAGCGGCTATGCGATGTCGAGTTGGGACACCGGATACGGCGACACGGTGGCCAGGCCGGACCTGTCCACCCTGCGGCGCGTCCCCTGGCTGCCCGGGACGGCGCTGGTGATCGCCGACGTGGGCTGGGCCGACGGCAGCCCGGTCGCGGTGTCGCCGCGGGCGATCCTGCGCCGCCAGCTGGACCGGTTGGCCGGGCGCGGGCTGGTCGCCGACGTCGCGACCGAGCTGGAATTCATCGTGTTCGACGAGTCCTATCGCCAGGCGTGGGCCAACGGGTACCGCGGCCTGACCCCGGCCAGCGACTACAACATCGACTACGCGATCTCGGCGTCGTCGCGCATGGAGCCGCTGCTGCGCGACATCCGGCGGGGGATGATCGGCGCCGGCCTGCGCTTCGAAACCATCAAGGGCGAATGCAACAGGGGCCAGCAGGAAATCGTTTTCCGGTACGCCGACGCGCTGGTCACCTGCGACAACCACGTCATCTACAAGAACGGCGCCAAGGAGATCGCCGACCAGCACGGCAAAGGCCTGACGTTCATGGCGAAATACGATGAGCGAGAAGGGAACAGCTGTCACATTCACCTCTCGCTGCGCGACCTTCAGGGCGGTGCGGTGTTCGCCGATCCCAGCCGCCCGCACGGCATGTCGTCGGCGTTTTGCAGTTTCCTCGCCGGGTTGCTGGCCACCCTGGGCGAACTCACACTGTTCTATGCACCGAACATCAACTCCTACAAGCGATTCGCCGACGGCAGTTTCGCGCCCACCGTGCTGGCGTGGGGATTGGACAATCGCACGTGCGCGTTGCGGGTGGTCGGGCATGGGCCCAACACCCGGGTCGAGTGCCGGGTCCCCGGCGGCGACGTCAACCCGTATCTGGCGGTGGCGGCGATGGTCGCCGGCGGGCTGTACGGTATCGAACGGGGCCTGGAGCTACCGGAGCCCTGCGCGGGAAATGCCTATCAGGCTCCCGGCGTCGCGCGGTTGCCGGTCACGCTGGCCGAGGCGGCCTCGGTGTTCGAGCGCTCGACGCTCGCGCGGGATGCGTTCGGCGACGACGTTGTCGCCCACTACCTGAACAACGCCCGGGTGGAGTTGGCGGCGTTCAACGCGGCGGTCACCGATTGGGAGAGGATGCGCGGGTTTGAACGCCTCTGA
- a CDS encoding aldehyde dehydrogenase family protein, translating into MSTARLINPATEEVLRSVEHADAVAVDDAVGRARAAQRRWARLAPAERAAGLRAFAAAVDAHVGELAALEVANSGHPIAAAEWEAGHVRDVLNFYAASPERLSGKQIPVAGGLDVTFNEPMGVVGVITPWNFPMPIASWGFAPALAAGNAVLIKPAEATPLTTIRLGELAAQAGLDADLLQVLPGRGAVVGERFVTHPDIRKIVFTGSTDVGKKVMAGAAAQVKRVTLELGGKSANIVFDDCDLERAAASAPAGVFDNAGQDCCARSRILLQRSVYDRFMELLEPAVTGVVVGDPASRDTEMGPLVSAAHRDKVASYVPDDAPVAFRGTAPSGPGFWFPPTVLTPQRTDPCVTDEIFGPVVTVLAFDDEHDAVALANDTSYGLSGSIWTDDLSRALRVSRAVEAGNLSVNSHSSVRYSTPFGGFKQSGLGRELGPDAPLHFTETKNVFIAIGED; encoded by the coding sequence GTGAGCACCGCGCGGCTGATCAACCCGGCGACCGAGGAGGTGCTGCGCTCGGTGGAGCACGCCGACGCCGTGGCGGTCGACGACGCGGTGGGCCGGGCGCGGGCGGCCCAGCGGCGGTGGGCGCGGCTGGCCCCCGCCGAGCGGGCCGCGGGCCTGCGGGCCTTCGCCGCCGCCGTCGACGCGCACGTCGGCGAGTTGGCGGCCCTCGAGGTCGCCAACTCGGGGCATCCGATCGCGGCGGCCGAGTGGGAGGCCGGTCACGTCCGGGACGTGCTGAACTTCTATGCGGCAAGCCCGGAACGCTTGTCCGGCAAGCAAATTCCGGTGGCCGGCGGCCTGGACGTCACGTTCAACGAGCCGATGGGTGTGGTCGGCGTGATCACCCCGTGGAATTTCCCGATGCCCATCGCGTCCTGGGGTTTCGCACCGGCACTGGCCGCGGGCAACGCCGTGCTGATCAAACCCGCCGAGGCGACGCCGCTGACCACGATCCGCCTCGGGGAACTGGCGGCGCAGGCCGGACTCGACGCGGACCTGCTGCAGGTGCTGCCGGGGCGGGGCGCGGTGGTCGGGGAGCGGTTCGTCACCCATCCCGACATCCGCAAGATCGTGTTCACCGGGTCCACCGATGTCGGCAAGAAGGTGATGGCCGGCGCGGCCGCTCAGGTGAAGCGGGTGACCCTGGAACTGGGCGGCAAGAGCGCCAACATCGTCTTCGACGACTGCGACCTCGAGCGTGCCGCCGCGAGCGCACCGGCCGGGGTGTTCGACAACGCGGGGCAGGACTGCTGTGCCCGCAGCCGGATCCTGTTGCAGCGCAGCGTTTATGACCGGTTCATGGAGCTGCTCGAGCCCGCCGTAACCGGCGTCGTCGTCGGCGACCCGGCATCGCGGGACACCGAGATGGGTCCGCTGGTGTCGGCCGCGCACCGCGACAAGGTGGCGTCGTACGTGCCCGACGACGCCCCCGTCGCGTTTCGCGGCACGGCGCCGTCCGGCCCCGGATTCTGGTTCCCACCAACGGTTTTGACTCCGCAGCGCACCGATCCCTGCGTCACCGACGAGATCTTCGGCCCGGTCGTCACGGTGCTGGCCTTCGACGACGAGCACGACGCCGTCGCGCTGGCCAACGACACCAGCTACGGGCTCTCCGGATCGATCTGGACCGACGACCTGTCCCGGGCCCTGCGTGTGTCCCGCGCGGTCGAAGCCGGCAATCTGTCCGTGAATTCGCACTCGTCGGTTCGTTACAGCACCCCGTTCGGCGGTTTCAAACAGTCGGGGCTGGGCCGTGAACTGGGTCCGGATGCGCCGTTGCACTTCACCGAGACCAAGAACGTGTTCATCGCGATCGGAGAGGACTAG